A genomic segment from Propioniciclava sp. MC1595 encodes:
- the phoU gene encoding phosphate signaling complex protein PhoU → MRESYQQELSSVVTDLITMTDRVQVAVTEATKALLTSDLAAAEKVISDDSILDQLHDDLEQRCFVLLARQAPVAGELRTLVAALRMVADLARMGDLSAHIAKIARMRYPRGAVPESMQPNFQRMAALASEMVEIAGRTLRERNVLDAEKMADHDEEVDELRSHQFRILLDDAWSHGVEAAVDCALLGRYYERIADHAVLMGSRVIYIVTGLHPEGENWTIA, encoded by the coding sequence ATGCGCGAGAGCTACCAGCAGGAACTCAGCTCGGTCGTCACCGACCTGATCACGATGACCGACCGGGTGCAGGTCGCGGTGACGGAGGCCACGAAGGCCCTGCTGACCTCCGACCTGGCGGCCGCCGAGAAGGTCATCAGCGACGACAGCATCCTCGACCAGCTCCACGACGACCTCGAGCAGCGCTGCTTCGTCCTGCTGGCCCGCCAGGCGCCCGTCGCCGGCGAGCTCCGCACGCTCGTCGCAGCCCTGCGCATGGTGGCCGACCTGGCCCGCATGGGCGACCTGTCCGCCCACATCGCCAAGATCGCCCGCATGCGCTACCCCCGCGGTGCGGTCCCCGAGTCGATGCAGCCCAACTTCCAGCGCATGGCGGCGCTGGCGTCCGAGATGGTCGAGATCGCCGGCCGCACCCTGCGCGAGCGCAACGTGCTCGACGCCGAGAAGATGGCCGACCACGACGAGGAGGTCGACGAGCTGCGCAGCCACCAGTTCCGCATCCTGCTCGACGACGCCTGGAGCCACGGTGTCGAGGCGGCCGTCGACTGCGCGCTGCTGGGCCGCTACTACGAGCGCATCGCCGACCACGCCGTGCTGATGGGCAGCCGCGTGATCTACATCGTCACCGGCCTGCACCCCGAGGGCGAGAACTGGACGATCGCCTGA
- a CDS encoding phosphoglyceromutase translates to MTYKLILLRHGESEWNQKNLFTGWVDVDINEKGVGEAKKAAELLKAEGLLPEKLHTSLLRRAIHTAYLALDGCDRHWIPVERSWRLNERHYGGLQGLDKAETLAKYGEEQFMLWRRSYDTPPPVLDKDNEYSQFNDPRYADIPEDERPQTECLADVVVRMLPYWESSIKPDLAAGKVVLVTAHGNSLRALVKHLDGISDADIAGLNIPTGIPLYYELDDDFQPVTKGGRYLDPEAAKAAIEAVKNQGKK, encoded by the coding sequence ATGACGTACAAGTTGATCCTCCTTCGCCACGGCGAGAGCGAGTGGAACCAGAAGAACCTGTTCACGGGCTGGGTTGACGTGGACATCAACGAGAAGGGCGTCGGCGAGGCCAAGAAGGCCGCGGAGCTCCTCAAGGCCGAGGGGCTGCTGCCCGAGAAGCTGCACACGTCGCTGCTGCGCCGCGCCATCCACACCGCCTACCTCGCCCTTGACGGCTGCGACCGCCACTGGATCCCCGTCGAGCGCTCCTGGCGCCTCAACGAGCGCCACTACGGCGGCCTGCAGGGCCTGGACAAGGCCGAGACGCTGGCCAAGTACGGCGAGGAGCAGTTCATGCTGTGGCGCCGCAGCTACGACACCCCGCCGCCCGTGCTCGACAAGGACAACGAGTACAGCCAGTTCAACGACCCGCGCTACGCCGACATCCCCGAGGACGAGCGCCCCCAGACCGAGTGCCTGGCCGACGTCGTCGTCCGGATGCTTCCCTACTGGGAGTCAAGCATCAAGCCCGACCTCGCCGCCGGCAAGGTCGTGCTGGTCACCGCCCACGGCAACTCGCTGCGCGCGCTGGTCAAGCACCTCGACGGCATCTCGGACGCCGACATCGCGGGCCTGAACATCCCCACCGGCATCCCGCTGTACTACGAGCTGGACGACGACTTCCAGCCCGTCACCAAGGGTGGCCGTTACCTCGACCCCGAGGCTGCGAAGGCCGCCATCGAGGCCGTGAAGAACCAGGGCAAGAAGTAA
- a CDS encoding cytochrome P450, protein MTTTTTRPAPVADWVTINDLYADPYPIFRRMRQEAPVHWVPAVNRYMVVSYDACHTIEQDPDRFTAREQGSLMYKAMGHSMLRKDDPEHAVERAAYGGVLKPRAIKESWTSVFEANTEKYIAHLKEVGSGADLIRHFAAPFAAANLVEILGTLGADWHDMERWSQHMIDGTGNYADDPEVWARALTARDEVETMIDELAPHYRANPDHTLLSHLVNSPRILARLGPPKLLSSRTPARESSRAVASAERGWVGTPWLPRGDPRAIGSGHDVQVDPPSPRRERVEPEEPVHGLG, encoded by the coding sequence ATGACGACCACCACGACCCGCCCGGCCCCGGTCGCCGACTGGGTGACCATCAACGACCTGTACGCCGACCCGTACCCGATCTTCCGCCGGATGCGCCAGGAGGCCCCCGTCCACTGGGTGCCCGCCGTCAACCGCTACATGGTCGTGTCCTACGACGCCTGCCACACCATCGAGCAGGACCCCGACCGCTTCACCGCCCGCGAGCAGGGCTCCCTGATGTACAAGGCCATGGGCCACTCGATGCTGCGCAAGGACGACCCCGAGCACGCCGTCGAACGCGCCGCCTACGGGGGCGTCCTGAAGCCCCGCGCGATCAAGGAGAGCTGGACCTCGGTCTTCGAGGCCAACACCGAGAAGTACATCGCGCACCTCAAGGAGGTCGGCTCGGGCGCCGACCTGATCCGCCACTTCGCGGCCCCGTTCGCCGCGGCCAACCTCGTGGAGATCCTGGGCACCCTCGGCGCCGACTGGCACGACATGGAGCGCTGGAGCCAGCACATGATCGACGGCACGGGCAACTACGCCGACGACCCCGAGGTCTGGGCCCGCGCCCTCACCGCCCGCGACGAGGTCGAGACCATGATCGACGAGCTCGCGCCCCACTACCGCGCCAACCCCGACCACACGCTGCTGTCGCACCTGGTCAACTCCCCTCGGATCCTCGCGCGGTTGGGCCCACCCAAGCTACTCAGTAGTCGGACGCCGGCCCGCGAAAGTTCCCGAGCGGTGGCGTCCGCAGAACGAGGGTGGGTTGGGACGCCGTGGCTGCCCCGGGGCGACCCCCGGGCGATAGGCTCGGGCCATGACGTACAAGTTGATCCTCCTTCGCCACGGCGAGAGCGAGTGGAACCAGAAGAACCTGTTCACGGGCTGGGTTGA
- a CDS encoding LysR substrate-binding domain-containing protein — MAKVTIRQLEVFLEVARHPTLSAAASALHLSESAVSHVVTELERALGERLTVRRKAKGVTLTAAGELVARRARTVVEAIHEIPHELAQGRDGRLAGPVAVGCYNGIADSVLPPVVQRFAEDFPEVRVDIRVGDNDELIEALHEGSLDLAVLYDVNLPTGLTKRMIYPTEVVAVLPADHPLAAGPDVDLADLVAEPLIVLDTRPSRENTLEAFEARGLSPNLRAAIPQIEVVRALVGRGLGYTLLRSRPAVMHRTTEGRPLTGLPLRPRFGRSAVVAAWPSALRPNARTLTVAEVCREEFAAFR, encoded by the coding sequence ATGGCCAAGGTCACGATCCGCCAGCTCGAGGTGTTCCTCGAGGTGGCGCGCCACCCAACCCTCTCGGCGGCGGCGTCCGCGCTGCACCTGTCGGAGTCGGCCGTCTCCCACGTCGTCACCGAATTGGAGCGCGCGTTGGGCGAGCGCCTCACCGTGCGCCGCAAGGCCAAAGGCGTGACGCTGACGGCGGCCGGCGAGCTGGTGGCGCGCCGCGCGCGCACGGTGGTCGAGGCCATCCACGAGATCCCCCACGAACTTGCCCAGGGGCGGGACGGCCGCCTCGCCGGGCCAGTCGCCGTCGGCTGCTACAACGGCATCGCCGACAGCGTCCTGCCCCCCGTCGTCCAACGGTTCGCCGAGGACTTCCCCGAGGTGCGGGTCGACATTCGTGTCGGCGACAACGACGAGCTCATCGAGGCCCTGCACGAGGGCTCCCTGGACCTCGCCGTGCTCTACGACGTGAACCTGCCCACCGGGCTGACGAAGCGGATGATCTACCCCACCGAGGTCGTGGCGGTTCTGCCGGCCGACCACCCCCTCGCCGCCGGACCTGACGTGGACCTGGCCGACCTCGTCGCTGAGCCACTGATCGTGCTGGACACCCGCCCGTCGCGGGAGAACACCCTGGAGGCGTTCGAGGCCCGGGGGCTCAGCCCGAACCTGCGCGCCGCGATCCCGCAGATCGAGGTGGTGCGAGCGCTGGTCGGCCGGGGCCTCGGGTACACGCTGCTGAGGTCGCGGCCTGCGGTGATGCACCGTACGACCGAGGGGCGACCGCTGACGGGCCTGCCGCTGCGGCCCCGGTTCGGCCGCTCGGCCGTCGTCGCGGCCTGGCCGAGTGCGCTGCGGCCGAACGCCCGTACCCTCACGGTGGCCGAGGTGTGCCGCGAGGAGTTCGCGGCCTTCCGGTGA
- a CDS encoding TraR/DksA C4-type zinc finger protein has protein sequence MTDYGPEDAAVDLAEREAELRRKLARLTAPVEEGSTIGFGKRIGDGTIQAIQQMEDAGSAQVIADTLDEVLRAQARLADGTWGRCEVCGIAIDPDRLEFRPWSTTCIDHADAPR, from the coding sequence ATGACTGACTACGGCCCCGAGGACGCGGCGGTCGACCTCGCCGAGCGCGAGGCCGAGCTGCGCCGCAAGCTCGCCCGCCTCACCGCCCCGGTCGAGGAGGGCAGCACGATCGGCTTCGGCAAGCGCATCGGCGACGGGACGATCCAGGCGATCCAGCAGATGGAGGACGCCGGGTCGGCGCAGGTCATCGCCGACACACTCGACGAAGTGCTGCGCGCGCAGGCCCGGTTGGCCGACGGCACGTGGGGTCGCTGCGAGGTGTGCGGGATCGCGATCGACCCCGACCGCCTCGAGTTCCGGCCCTGGTCGACCACCTGCATCGACCACGCGGACGCCCCGCGCTGA
- a CDS encoding DUF5134 domain-containing protein yields MFSFDDVPVKFIGLLVLFAWCTIWCTYELTRPQNGRQRVSNVLHLVMAVVMLLMVARPTWTGLLSVVPIDALTGVFAVGTLWFGWLAVTASVRHDRAGRWHAIGHALMFAAMTWHVAAMAVKRAHRTPTGMDMDWMMAAGRPGGELWLFALVGVPLMAYLLFASVVGLRDILRPAAPVNHACACGTDCACGTDCGCPAAPGDARIQHLEHAQGGTTALLTAPSTMAWTCHEERPVGSVRYRLAALSDVAMNFGMFWMSTGIMVPLLPFFALLAF; encoded by the coding sequence GTGTTCTCGTTCGACGACGTCCCGGTGAAGTTCATCGGGCTCCTGGTGCTGTTCGCCTGGTGCACGATCTGGTGCACCTACGAGCTCACCCGCCCCCAGAACGGCCGGCAGCGCGTCTCGAACGTGCTGCACCTGGTCATGGCCGTGGTGATGCTGCTGATGGTGGCCCGCCCGACGTGGACGGGGCTCCTGTCGGTCGTCCCGATCGACGCGCTCACCGGCGTGTTCGCCGTCGGCACCCTGTGGTTCGGCTGGCTGGCCGTCACGGCGTCCGTGCGGCACGACCGTGCCGGGCGTTGGCACGCGATCGGGCACGCGCTGATGTTCGCGGCCATGACGTGGCACGTGGCCGCGATGGCGGTGAAGCGGGCCCACCGCACGCCCACGGGCATGGACATGGACTGGATGATGGCCGCCGGCCGCCCCGGCGGCGAGCTGTGGCTGTTCGCGCTGGTCGGCGTCCCGCTGATGGCGTACCTGCTCTTCGCCAGCGTGGTCGGGTTGCGCGACATCCTCCGCCCTGCGGCGCCGGTCAACCACGCCTGCGCCTGCGGAACTGACTGCGCGTGTGGCACGGACTGCGGCTGCCCGGCCGCACCCGGCGACGCGCGCATCCAGCACCTCGAGCACGCCCAGGGCGGCACTACCGCGTTGCTGACCGCGCCGTCCACGATGGCGTGGACCTGCCACGAGGAACGTCCGGTCGGGTCGGTGCGCTACCGACTGGCCGCCCTGTCAGACGTCGCCATGAACTTCGGCATGTTCTGGATGAGCACCGGGATCATGGTCCCCCTGCTGCCGTTCTTCGCGCTGCTGGCCTTCTGA
- a CDS encoding TetR/AcrR family transcriptional regulator: MGAALEEMERGDRFAVNFNRIARELGVSHSAIYRHFPNKQALIDALARRGFEQLGSDLGAALAELEGSGAGARIRALARTFVAYAVSEPMMLRLMFSGVATDRDRDPDLRQAALATIGMLHREVKQAAAEGWVPPHEVGDVTRFFWASMYGIATLKIEGQFEGMLPDEAAFDRFVERSADWLALGVGHPPDDELPEEWPPLPVSGQQSGAPTTPSVQGPA, encoded by the coding sequence ATGGGCGCTGCCCTGGAGGAGATGGAGCGTGGGGACCGGTTCGCCGTCAACTTCAACCGCATCGCGCGCGAGCTCGGTGTCAGCCACAGTGCCATCTACCGGCACTTCCCCAACAAGCAGGCGTTGATCGACGCCCTGGCCCGTCGCGGGTTCGAGCAACTGGGCTCCGACCTCGGTGCAGCGCTCGCCGAGCTCGAGGGCAGCGGGGCCGGCGCCCGCATCCGGGCGCTGGCCCGCACGTTCGTCGCCTACGCGGTCTCGGAACCCATGATGTTGCGCCTCATGTTCTCGGGGGTGGCCACTGACCGGGATCGGGATCCGGACCTGCGGCAGGCAGCCCTCGCCACGATCGGGATGCTGCATCGGGAGGTCAAGCAGGCCGCGGCCGAGGGCTGGGTGCCACCCCACGAGGTCGGCGACGTGACCCGATTCTTCTGGGCCAGCATGTATGGCATCGCCACGCTCAAGATCGAGGGCCAGTTCGAGGGGATGCTGCCCGACGAGGCCGCCTTCGACCGTTTCGTCGAACGTTCAGCCGACTGGCTCGCCCTGGGCGTCGGTCACCCGCCCGACGACGAGCTCCCCGAGGAATGGCCCCCGTTGCCCGTCAGCGGGCAGCAAAGCGGGGCGCCAACAACTCCATCTGTTCAAGGACCAGCTTGA
- a CDS encoding type I restriction endonuclease subunit R — translation MTRDGTEAMHEADALEWIGDWWVPVTGEAIAPGSGERETWEDLAIPGRLLDALRKLNPGVPNEQLVQAREEILTPTSADAITENMRAHAWLTAGYRLDYVDDDGVEQSPTLRVISAEPADNDYLVANQVTIRRPEGLRRFDLVLYCNGLPVAIVELKRAGSEQAHLAAAHAQLQTYLREFPLAFRFCVLTVISDGILARYGTPFTPLNHYAPWYVDDDGTPYPPDAEGVDGEALSQLEALCAGLLQTDRFGQLARNYVSFSVTDGGIAKLVAKPHQYFAVARAIAATIIAYRTDGKAGVVWHTQGAGKSLEMEFYTHLVQRHPLLENPTVVVITDRKELDGQLFGAFERSGLLAESPLAVKTRTQLRAELTGRRTGGILFTTLQKFGLTQTERDTGASHPLLSDRRNIIVVVDEAHRSHYDDLDGYARHLRDALPHATLIAFTGTPISLPERDTRNVFGPDIDVYDLSRAVADGATVPVVFEPRLVQVALADGVTQDDFDDAADRITEGLDDVERAQLERSVAKINAIYGAPARIATLADDILEHWDARSTAMLPQIEVPGKALIVCATREICARLYAALVQRRPEWHSDSIEAGVIKVVYSGSASDQPPVSDHVRTESQNSTIKERLRNPDDELQLVIVKDMMLTGYDSPPLHTLYLDRPQQGAQLMQTLARVNRTFRGKDAGLLVGYAPLVENLQAALAVYSKADQEGRPMGRPHEEAVALVQQLAGELDQLTAPFGWQQRLSKGVKYVKVALGLVNWLREQRPGDDEAEPTASTYRRKASQLQRAWALASGDEALAPLRGTVRFYEEVRVYMAKFDAEERRASGRPVPEEIARLLGDLIARSTSSGEVLDLYEAAGLPKPELDALTPEVLAAARTASNAQLALEALRNAVLSEASRVTGGNIVRHRAFSERVAELMARYANSQLTAAQVIEALIELAQEVAAEARRGERFTPPLGTDELALYDAVAENRSAVEVMGDDVLGQIARDLVAIMQRDVKTDWTVRDDVRAKLRSSIKRLLVKHNYPPDKQPGAVKLVLEQMELLAPRFAAR, via the coding sequence ATGACCCGCGACGGCACCGAAGCCATGCACGAAGCTGATGCCCTTGAATGGATCGGCGACTGGTGGGTCCCCGTCACCGGCGAGGCCATCGCGCCCGGATCGGGCGAACGTGAGACCTGGGAGGACCTCGCCATCCCCGGACGCCTGCTAGACGCCCTGCGCAAACTCAACCCCGGAGTCCCGAATGAACAGTTGGTGCAGGCACGCGAGGAGATACTCACTCCCACCTCGGCCGATGCCATCACCGAGAACATGCGCGCCCACGCGTGGCTGACCGCTGGCTATCGCCTCGACTACGTGGACGACGATGGTGTCGAGCAGAGTCCCACGCTGCGTGTCATCAGCGCCGAACCGGCCGACAACGACTACCTGGTCGCCAACCAGGTGACGATCCGCCGCCCTGAGGGCCTGCGGCGGTTCGACCTCGTGCTCTACTGCAACGGGCTGCCGGTCGCCATCGTCGAACTGAAGCGGGCTGGCTCAGAACAGGCGCACCTCGCGGCCGCCCACGCCCAACTGCAGACATACCTGCGCGAGTTCCCGTTGGCGTTCCGGTTCTGTGTCCTGACCGTGATCAGCGACGGTATCCTCGCGCGCTACGGGACGCCGTTCACGCCGCTCAACCACTACGCCCCGTGGTACGTCGACGATGACGGCACGCCCTACCCGCCCGACGCTGAAGGTGTCGACGGCGAGGCCCTGTCGCAACTCGAAGCACTCTGCGCCGGGCTGTTGCAGACCGACCGATTCGGTCAGCTCGCCCGCAACTACGTGTCGTTCTCCGTCACCGACGGCGGCATCGCCAAGCTCGTGGCCAAACCTCACCAGTACTTCGCCGTCGCCCGGGCCATCGCAGCGACCATCATCGCCTACCGCACGGACGGGAAAGCCGGCGTTGTCTGGCACACGCAGGGAGCGGGCAAGTCGTTGGAGATGGAGTTCTACACCCACCTCGTCCAACGCCACCCGCTGCTGGAAAACCCGACCGTGGTCGTCATCACCGACCGCAAGGAACTCGACGGGCAACTCTTCGGAGCCTTCGAGCGCTCGGGGCTGCTCGCCGAGAGCCCCCTCGCCGTCAAGACCCGAACACAACTCCGCGCCGAACTGACCGGACGCCGCACCGGCGGCATCCTGTTCACCACCCTGCAGAAGTTCGGGCTCACCCAGACCGAGCGCGACACCGGGGCGTCCCATCCCCTGTTGTCGGACCGGCGGAACATCATCGTCGTCGTTGATGAGGCGCACCGCAGCCACTACGACGACCTCGACGGCTACGCACGGCACCTGCGCGACGCCCTGCCGCATGCCACCCTGATCGCCTTCACCGGCACGCCGATCTCCCTGCCCGAACGCGACACCCGAAACGTGTTCGGCCCCGACATCGACGTCTACGACCTCTCCCGCGCCGTCGCCGACGGCGCGACGGTGCCCGTGGTGTTCGAGCCCCGGCTCGTGCAGGTCGCGCTCGCCGACGGGGTCACCCAGGACGACTTCGACGACGCCGCTGACCGCATCACCGAGGGCTTGGACGACGTGGAGCGCGCCCAACTCGAACGCAGTGTCGCCAAGATCAACGCCATCTACGGCGCGCCCGCCCGCATCGCCACGCTGGCCGACGACATCCTCGAGCACTGGGACGCCCGGTCGACCGCGATGCTCCCCCAGATCGAGGTGCCCGGCAAGGCGCTGATCGTCTGCGCGACCCGCGAGATCTGCGCCCGCCTCTACGCGGCGCTCGTCCAACGCCGCCCGGAGTGGCACTCGGATTCCATCGAGGCCGGCGTCATCAAGGTGGTCTACTCGGGGTCGGCGTCCGACCAACCGCCGGTGAGTGACCACGTCCGCACGGAGAGCCAGAACTCCACCATCAAGGAACGGCTGCGCAACCCCGATGACGAGCTGCAACTCGTCATCGTCAAGGACATGATGCTCACCGGCTACGACAGCCCGCCCCTCCACACCCTGTACCTCGACCGGCCCCAGCAGGGTGCCCAGCTCATGCAGACGCTCGCGCGGGTGAACCGCACGTTCCGCGGCAAGGACGCCGGCCTGCTGGTCGGGTATGCCCCGCTGGTCGAGAACCTGCAAGCCGCCCTGGCCGTCTATTCCAAGGCCGACCAGGAGGGCCGACCGATGGGACGCCCCCACGAGGAGGCGGTGGCGCTGGTTCAGCAGCTCGCCGGTGAACTTGACCAGCTCACGGCGCCCTTCGGCTGGCAGCAGAGGCTGTCGAAGGGGGTCAAGTACGTCAAGGTGGCACTAGGCCTGGTGAACTGGCTACGCGAACAGCGGCCGGGCGACGACGAGGCTGAGCCCACGGCGTCCACCTATCGGCGCAAGGCCAGCCAACTGCAGCGCGCGTGGGCGCTGGCGTCGGGCGATGAGGCGCTGGCCCCGCTTCGGGGAACCGTGCGGTTCTACGAAGAGGTGCGCGTCTACATGGCCAAGTTCGACGCCGAGGAGCGGCGGGCGAGCGGACGTCCCGTGCCGGAGGAGATCGCCCGGCTGCTTGGTGACCTGATTGCGCGGAGCACGAGTTCAGGTGAGGTGCTCGACCTGTATGAGGCGGCAGGATTGCCCAAACCCGAACTGGACGCCCTCACTCCCGAGGTGCTCGCCGCGGCACGGACGGCCAGCAACGCCCAACTCGCACTGGAAGCCCTGCGCAATGCGGTTCTGTCGGAGGCCTCCCGGGTCACGGGGGGGAACATCGTGCGCCATCGCGCGTTCAGCGAACGCGTCGCCGAACTCATGGCGCGGTATGCGAACTCGCAGCTCACGGCTGCCCAGGTGATCGAAGCGCTCATCGAGCTGGCCCAGGAAGTTGCCGCAGAGGCTAGGCGTGGCGAGCGGTTCACGCCGCCGCTGGGAACCGATGAGTTGGCGCTGTACGACGCGGTAGCCGAGAACCGCTCGGCCGTGGAGGTGATGGGCGACGATGTGCTCGGCCAGATCGCTCGCGACCTCGTCGCCATCATGCAGCGTGACGTCAAGACCGACTGGACGGTGCGCGACGACGTGCGAGCAAAGCTGCGTTCGTCCATCAAGCGACTGCTGGTGAAGCACAACTATCCGCCCGACAAGCAACCAGGTGCGGTCAAGCTGGTCCTTGAACAGATGGAGTTGTTGGCGCCCCGCTTTGCTGCCCGCTGA
- a CDS encoding YhcG family protein: MPEWYGDLLASVRDRVVSGRQRALAAVNSELVLSYWHIGREILARQDREGYGTKVIERLSADLREAFPDAKGFSPRNLKYMRAFADAWSNEEVVQAPLAQLPWYHQLALLDRVPNKHQRLWYAAQAAHEGWSGRVLIHQIETRLHERAGKAITNFDQTVPGPHGELAQQLTKDPYLFDFLSVTETKLERDLERALLDHVTDFLLELGQGFALYGRQVRLVLGGDEFVCDLVFYHVRLRCFVIIELKATPFDPRDLGQLNMYLAAADELLAADGDGPTIGLVLCRSKNSVVAEYALRGHTHPMGVAEWASELTTDLPAELAASLPSIEELEAELSDPKEGP; the protein is encoded by the coding sequence ATGCCCGAGTGGTACGGCGACCTCTTGGCGTCCGTGCGCGACCGCGTCGTCTCCGGGCGACAGCGGGCTTTGGCGGCCGTCAACAGCGAACTCGTCCTCAGCTACTGGCACATCGGCCGTGAGATCCTCGCCCGACAAGACCGTGAGGGCTACGGCACCAAGGTCATCGAGCGGCTCTCGGCCGACCTCCGGGAGGCCTTTCCGGATGCGAAGGGTTTCTCGCCCCGCAACCTCAAGTACATGCGGGCGTTCGCGGACGCCTGGTCGAACGAGGAGGTTGTGCAAGCGCCGCTTGCACAACTGCCGTGGTACCACCAACTCGCCCTGCTTGATCGCGTACCCAACAAGCATCAGCGCCTCTGGTATGCGGCCCAGGCCGCCCACGAGGGCTGGAGCGGACGCGTCCTGATCCACCAGATCGAGACCCGCCTCCACGAGCGTGCGGGCAAGGCCATCACGAACTTCGATCAGACCGTCCCCGGCCCGCACGGCGAACTCGCCCAGCAGCTCACGAAGGACCCCTACCTGTTCGACTTCCTGTCCGTCACGGAAACCAAGCTCGAACGAGATCTGGAACGAGCGTTGCTCGACCACGTCACCGACTTCCTGCTCGAACTTGGGCAGGGCTTCGCCCTCTACGGGCGGCAGGTCAGGCTCGTGCTCGGCGGTGACGAGTTCGTGTGCGACCTCGTCTTCTACCACGTCCGCCTGCGGTGCTTCGTCATCATCGAGCTCAAGGCCACGCCGTTCGACCCCCGTGATCTCGGCCAGCTCAACATGTACCTCGCGGCTGCCGACGAACTGCTGGCAGCCGACGGAGATGGCCCCACCATCGGGCTCGTTCTGTGCCGCAGCAAGAACAGCGTCGTCGCCGAGTACGCGCTGCGCGGCCACACCCACCCGATGGGTGTGGCCGAGTGGGCGTCCGAGCTCACCACCGACCTGCCGGCCGAGCTGGCGGCGTCCCTGCCCAGCATCGAAGAGCTCGAAGCCGAACTTTCAGACCCCAAGGAGGGGCCATGA
- a CDS encoding winged helix-turn-helix domain-containing protein, whose product MTIGFGPDPVAQEVARHIEALQGGRRLAEREHVDYKVTGAAARHLTEAYADHRRERPVPTRSAIALRYARARGRISTTELGALVEASPSNVGTILKELESDGLLTPSSHSRIGRGFHYRWVGGDDEER is encoded by the coding sequence ATGACCATAGGTTTCGGGCCAGATCCCGTCGCTCAGGAGGTCGCTCGCCACATCGAGGCGCTCCAAGGCGGTCGTCGCTTGGCCGAGCGCGAGCACGTCGACTACAAGGTGACCGGGGCGGCGGCGCGCCACCTGACCGAGGCCTATGCCGACCATCGTCGAGAGCGACCCGTTCCGACTCGTTCTGCCATCGCGCTGCGGTACGCCCGGGCGCGCGGCAGGATCAGCACAACAGAGTTGGGCGCTTTGGTCGAGGCGAGCCCCTCGAACGTCGGGACCATCCTGAAGGAACTCGAATCCGATGGCCTCCTGACTCCGTCCTCGCACAGCCGCATTGGCCGAGGGTTCCACTATCGCTGGGTCGGGGGTGACGATGAAGAACGCTGA